The region TCGGCAACTCCGATCGTCTTTGATGACGCCAACGGAAATGCGATCTCGGTTTCCGATCCTGATGCCGCTGACTCGATGGTGGAAGTGACCATCACCGTGGACAGTGGTTTGCTGACGCTTTCTAACGGTTTCGAGAGCAATCGTCACAAGCTGTTGGGTTCGATCGATCAGATCAACTCGCTGCTGACCGGTTTGGTTTACACGCCAGACTCGGCCTTCGAAGGAACGGCCACGCTGACGATTGTTACCGACGATCTGGGTAACACCGGTTTCGGTGGTGCCAAAGCAGACGCCGATAGCATCCTGATCGCAGTTTCGGCTGCGGCCGTCAGTGGTGTTGATGGCGAACCGGAAGGGGAAGGCATCGACGTCATCGCAGAGGATGATGAAGAAATCGACGATCTCTTCAATCCTTGCGACATTGCGTAGTTAAATCCACGGCTGTAGGGCAGCGATGCCCGGCCACATTTGGAATCTTTAGCGAGGGCGTCCTGGAAACGGGACGCCCTCTTTTTTGCGCTTAATTGCATGCGAAAATCTAGCAATTTCAGATGCTGCCGTGCTCGCGGCGAATGAATGACAAACGCTTTGGGAGAAGTTAATATAGAAGCCAACTGTTCCGCGCACTCTTAATTTCCCACCCCAATCCTCCGAGAGTGACCTCCATCATGCGATCTCTGCTGCTACTTTCCGCGACTCTTCTGGCCATGTTGCCCAGCACCTTGTTGGCTGCCGACGAGAACGCCCACGACCTACCGAATATTTTGTGGATCACCAGCGAAGACAATGGTCCCGAACTTGGCTGTTACGGCGATGACTACGCCGACTCGCCAAACATTGATTCCATTGCCGCTAAAGGCATGCGGTACAAACGAGCCTGGTCGAATGCCCCAGTGTGTGCCCCGGCCCGAACGACAATTATCTCTGGCATTTATCCCCCAGCACTTGGGGCTGAGCATATGCGAAGCCAGACCGTGTTGCCGGACGGTTTCCACATGTTCCCTTATTACCTGCACGAAGCTGGGTATTACTGCACGAACAACTCGAAGGAAGACTATAACCTGGCCAAGGAAGGTTTCGTCTGGGATCAGTCCAACGGTAAAGCGCACTGGCGCGGTCGCAAGGACGGACAACCGTTCTTTGCCGTGTTTAACTTCACGACCAGCCATGAAAGCCAATTGCGTAAGCGACCTCATACGGCGGTGCACGATCCGGCCGGCGTCCGAGTTCCTGCGTATCATCCCGACACGCCTGAAGTTCGCCGCGACTGGGCCCAGTACTACGACAAGATTACCGAAATGGATCGTCAGGTCGGTCGCGTCTTGGCTCAGCTGAAAGAAGATGGCCTGGAGGAGAACACCATCGTTTTCTACTACGGCGACCATGGTAGCGGTATGCCCCGCAGCAAGCGATGGCCGTACGATTCTGGCCTGCACGTTCCCATGATTGTGCATGTTCCCGAGAAGTATAAGAAGCTTGCCCCCAAGGAATATGAAGTCGGCGGAGAGTCGGAACGACTTGTCAGCTTCGTCGATCTTGCTCCGACAGTGCTAAGCCTCGCCGGAATTGAGCCGAAGGACTGGATGCAAGGACATGCATTCATGGGCGAATATGAAACAACGCCACCGAAGTATATGTTCGGATTCCGCGGTCGCATGGACGAGCGTTACGACATGGTTCGCACGGTGACCGATGGCCAGTTCGTTTACATTCGCAATTACATGCCGCATAAGATCTACGGCCAACACATCGATTACATGTTCCAGACCCCAACCACCAAGGTTTGGAAGCAGATGTACGACAATGGCAAGCTGAATGAAGCGCAAAGCCACTTCTGGGAAGAAAAGCCGTCGGAAGAACTTTACGAACTGGCGAGCGATCCGGATGAAGTCCGTAACTTGGCGGATGATCCAAAGTTCGCCGGCAAGCGAAAGGAATTGGGAACCGCTGTTCTGGAATGGCAGAGGGAAATTCGCGATATCGGTTTCTTGCCGGAAGAAGAGATCCACTCGCGACGAGGAAAATCAGCACCCTATGAACTAGGTCATAATGCGTCGTTGTACGATTTAGACGCCATTATGGAGACTGCATTGTTGGCCTCGGCTCGAGAATCCAAATCGCTGCCGAAGATCATCGAACAGCTTCAAGCAGACGATAGTGCGGTTCGCTACTGGGCGGCGTTAGGCCTGCTGATGCAGAAAGAAGCAGCGGTCGATCAGGCCCGGAAGCAACTTCGTGCAGCGTTAAACGACAAATCACCCAACGTTCGCTGTATCGTCGCGGAGGCATTGGGTTGCTACGGCAATGAAGAAGATGTGAAGCTGGCCCTGGAAACGCTCGGGAATTTGGCTGATCCAACCGAGAATGGTGTCTACGTCTCGATGCTGGCACTCAATTCGATCGATGCCATGGACGAAAAAGCAAAGCCGTTGGCAGCCGTTCTGGCAAAGCTGCCCGACGGGGCGAAGCAGGCCCCGCCACGCACCGGCGGCTACGTGCCGAGATTGCTGCAAGATTTGAACAAAGAGCTGAACTAAGAATCGTCTCCTTTCATCCCATTGCACGCCGGGGCATGTCGCGGGGATAATAGACCGCGACACCGGCGAGTTTTGGGAAACAGGGGAGAATCGATGAATCAGGAAGGACTGTCCGTCAAGAAGCTGACGGAAGAGCAATCCTGGCTTCAAACCGGCGCACTTTTGGTGCTAGCGTTTATCGCGTTCTCGTTCGGGCTGATGTATGCCCGAGCGGTTCTCGTGCCGTTCACGCTGGCTTTGTTTCTTAATTATCTCGTTGCGCCGATCGTCGACTTTCAGATGATCCGTCTGAAGTTCAGTAAGTTCATCTCGGTCACGCTGGCACTGCTGTTCGTGGTGCTCGTGCTTGTCCTGATGAGCTTTCTTGCCACGACGATCATTCAAAACGTCACCACTGTAGCCAACGACAAAACCTTCATGGCGAAGCTTGAGCATCGCTTGGAGGGCCCGCTCGAGGCGGCATCAAAGCTGATGGACCGAATCAGCGGTACCGAAGAGGGCGAACCGGCTCCCTTCGAGGCCACTCCGGCAATTAATCCGGAAGAGTCAGAAGACGATGCTTCTACCGAAGAGTCGCCGGCCGAAACGATTGTGGAAGGAGTGGTCGACGAACCTCTCGACGAGTCCGATGATGCGGACACGCCGATCGACTCGGGGGAAGAGCCAACTGAATCGGAAGAAGAGCTACCTCAAGAAGAAGCAGCCGACGATGCGTTGGTGACCGAGCCGGAATCTTCCAACCCGGCTGTCGCCGTGAAAAAAGAGGTCAATCGTACTCAGCAACTCTTTCGCACTTTGATGACCCAGATTCGGCAAGAGGCTCCACAACTGGCAACCCAAGCCGGAGCGACGCTGCTGAACATGATCAGCAGCACGGTACTTACCGCGATTTTTGTTGGCTTCATGTTAGCAGGGCGAGATCCTTACAAAGTCTCGAAAGGGATCTATGCCGAAATCGACCGCAACGTGCGGAAGTACATTGCTACCAAGTTCTTTATCTCCGCACTTACTGGGCTGTTGGTGTGGGGCTGCTTGTCAATGATCGGAATGCAGTTCGCATCGATGTTTGGCTTGATCGCATTTTGTTTGAATTTCATCCCATCGATCGGATCGATTATTGCCACGTTACTTCCCATCCCGATTGCGATCGTTCAGTTCGATTCGGTGTTGATGATTACGCTGGCGATTGTTCTGCCTGGCGCGGTCCAGATGACGATGGGCAACGTGATTGAGCCCAAGATTATGGGCGATGGCCTCCAGCTTCATCCTGCTACTATTTTGTTGGCACTTGCCTTCTTTGGGATGCTGTGGGGACCGGTCGGTATGTTGTTGGCCGCACCGATCACCGCGAGTGTGCGAATCGTGTTGATGCGATTCAAAACGACGCAGCCGATTGGAAGGCTGATGGCAGGTACGCTTCCGGAAGAAGACGACCATCTGCACCACATTTAACAGGCCGCGGTGCGCGCCTGATTGCTGAATATTCGAAAGGAGTTCGATGTCTGAGACGATCTATTCGCCTGGCCCGAGGGAGCGGACCGTCCGTGACCCAAGCGGAAATGTTCGTGCGGTCCCCAGCGGTTGGACGCTTCTTCCCCCAGGCGATGCTGGATTGACGCGGCGAGTCAAAGCGGCAGGGGAATACTGGGTCGTCAAGGAAAAGAAAGGACGTCGTATGTTTTCGCGTGGTGTCTGGGCACCGCAAGAAACGATCTCACGCCTTCAAACAGAACTGACCGCCGAGCGATCAACCGACGCGTACGCGAAAAAACAAAAAGCGGCGGCAGTACGCCGTGAAAAGCAACAGGAAGAATATGTCGAGGACTTCTTTGGGGCGGTAGTTGCTTTCCTCGATTTTCACCCTGAATACGACCATCTGGCAAAGCAGTTCGCCCAGGCGGTCACCACACACGCGACACCTGTGGGGAGCGGTACCGTAGCGCGGACGAAACGAATTCCAATCGAGCGACGCGCGGAATCCGCGGTGATTGCATGGATGCGTCATCAAACCACCGCTTACGACACGATGAAGATCCCTCGCGTCAAAGGGAAACGTCGTGAAGTCCGTCGTATGTTGGCCCAGCGGTCGAAAGAGCTGCTGCAGCAATACCGCCGCGGACACGAGATTTCCAGTAGTTGCCCGCTGCGGATGGCATTGAAAAAGAATGCGGCCTAGCGCCGTTACTTTGCTTTCCAGATCTTCACGTCATCGACCCAGGCTTCTTTGGCAACCGCTAAAGAAATGTGGCGTTTAGTAGGATGAGCAATGCCTTCGGACTTGAGTTCGCCAGTTCGCTTGCCATCAATGGAAACCACCATCGTGTCGCCTACAATCTGGATTTGAAGATCGTGCCAAGTGTCAGGCTGAAGCTTCAGGGGCGTAGCGACCGTCTTGGTCTTGAGAAGTTCGGCGAGTTTTGGAGAAGGCTTGCCTGCTTTCAATTGCTCGCGGATCTTCAAGTCCATTCGACCGGTCTTCGAGTCGTTAATGGTCACGCGATTAAGAGAGACGCGCGCGACGCAAAGATGGCCGGCGTGGACCGTTTTTAGTTCCTTGTCCGCGAAGTCGACGCCCAGCTGATCTCCTTTTCCGAGTCGAAATCGTAACTGAACGGTTCCGTCTTGAAAGTCGACAGGATGAAACACCGCGACGCCATGATCGGCGGTCGGATAACGCGTGATGTGGATCGCGCCATCTTTCAAATCGACTTGTTGATTGCCGTTGGCACGCCATCGACTGTTGGTTGTCCAGCCTCGTCCAACTTCTTCTTTGCCGGGTACCGATTCATCGCGGTCAAAGGAATCGGAGAATTGCAACTCGCCTAGTTCGCTGGTGGTTTTCGATTCGGTCGCGAAAACGGATTGCGAGAAAAGGAACATAATACAAAGCAGGGCAGGGAGGCGGCACAACATGACGGACTACTCGATGGGATTTGCAGTGAAGACAATGCGATAGGATTTCTTAGGATCGCATGTTTTGGGCCTGGGGAAAAGAATAAAGTCGTCCGTAATCACCGGAGCGAACTGAACTCCCTCTTCCACTTGGACGTTTGTCACGCGTCTTGGCAGAAATGCAATGAACGGACGCCCGCCTCGCTGAGAGCCGTTGCTGTTGACGGTGTCGAAACTTTCCTCGCCCTTTAGGGGAGTGATGGTGAAAGTGTACGTGCCGTCTGATTCTTCCAGGGACTGTTCGTACCAAAGCGGGCCATCTGCCATTTTCGCTTCCCAGGCCGGATCGCCGTAAAACGCAACCGTGTCACGATCGTAAGCGAGCCCGCGAAGATCACGCTGGGGTGTTGCAGGGTCGTTCAGTCGATTCAGCAACGCATGATGGTTCGCTAAAAAGGCTTCTTGATAGGTATACCTGCCTGGCTGCTCGACAAAGTAATCGAGCATGCCCCAGCCGCCATAGCCAAACCATGTTGGAACGGTGTACCCAATCATTTGCTTAACGCCGGCCGAATTCATCCAGGCCACTGCCATCGCATCGGGGCTGTCGATATGCCCCATCAAGCAATTGCCAATTGGCATATAGACCTTCGCATTGTCGGAATCGACAGGGTACTCTTTTTGTTGAGTATCGAATCCATAGAGCTGACCATCGCGGCAACGAAAGTATCCATTTCGGTAGCGGAAGCCGATTTGCCAGTCTCTTTCGGTGGCATGACCCGACGCAACGAATAGATCGGCATGGTAGTCATTCAGCGTGGAAACAAGAGCTGCCGTTGTGTCGTCTGGGCCTTCTAGCTCTTGGGCCTGCTCTCCAGGCAGCTTTCGGACGTGCCGATTCTTCTGCAACTCGTCATACCACATTCCCTCGACACAGGACGTCAATTCGATATCCGTACCTGAGGCGACTTTGCGAATTGTCAACGGTTCTTCGTGCTGAGCAATCGACAGGGCATTGGCCGCATCGTATCCCGTTAGAATTCCCCAACGTGTGTCGGTGTAAACGTCGTCGTCAAGTTCGCGCGTCAGTTGATGAACCGCCGCAACAAACTTTCGACCAGCTTCCGCAGGCGTCGCAACAAAGCAAGTGAATTTAGGAAAGTGATTCCGAAGGGCTGGCAGTACTTCCTTAGGCGATTCTTCGAATGTCACGACGGTCGCGTCATGCTTTTTCACTAAAGTGTCAACTACGGTTTTCCATTTGACATCTTGGTACGTTTGCGACGAAGTAACGACGACGTAATCAGAAGCCAGCAATGATGAGGAAAGACATAGAACAATCAAAAACGCGAGATATCTAGGCATTGAATCGCTTTAAGAAAGTGAAATTCGGAATCAGCACTCTTGGTATATCGCTTGAGCGTTCCCCCCGCAAGGTTTTTCAGCGCCAGAACTAAAAACGGTGAACACGACTTGTTTTCTATTGGCAAATCGGGGCAGTAAATGAAATAATCCCGTTAGAGGTCATCAGTGGCCCCTTTCGTGTTGCTTATCTTTGTTTAGTTCTATATACCTCGAAAGTACGGAAAAATGTTAGGCGCTTCTCGAAGCCGATCTGGCTTCACCCTTGTGGAATTGCTGGTGGTGATCGCCATCATCGGCGTGTTAATTGCCCTGTTATTGCCGGCTGTACAGCAGGCCCGTGAAGCAGCACGGCGAATGAGTTGCTCAAACAATCTAAAGCAGCTTGGCATTGCATTGCACAACTATCACGACACCTTCAACGCGTTGCCTGCACGTCAGGCGGGACCAGGTTGGTCGGGGAACGGGGACCAGTATTCAAGACGGCACAGCGCGTTTGTTAGTCTGCTTCCGTTCATCGAGCAGTCGGCCCGATACGATCAGATTGAGGCCGCCAGAAGGCATGCTTGGCATGGCGATGCGAATTCTGGCTATGTCGGCGAAATTGATGCATTCATCTGCCCTTCGGATGGACTTTACTCGCCCACTGGAGCGGACCGAAATGCTCAGTACTCACCATTGAACTATGGCTTGTGCATGGGGGATAACTTCAGCTTCACTTCGCCGTCCGATATCACCCAGCCCGAAACGAATGTCCGAGGCATCTTCGGGTACCTGATCTACTCTCGATTTCGTGACATCACCGATGGATTAAGCAACACGATGGCGATGTCGGAAACGATTGTTGCTCCATCGTCGGATCAACTTGGCCGTGCAGTTGGCTCTTCGACGAACGATCCGCTTGCTTGCCGTGCGTATTTAACGGGAGTGAATTACACCTCGGGTTCGCTTGTTGCTCAGTACCGTTGTCATGGACAGCGTTGGCAAGATGGTCGACCAGGATACTGCGCGATCACGACGGTGCTTCCGCCCAACAGCGCGACATGCAGTTCGCAGGCAGGTGGCGGTCTCTATACTGCTTCCAGTCGACACCCGGGCGGCGTGCTTTCGATGTTCGCTGACGGATCGGTGCGATTCGTTCCAGAAACGATCGATACCGGAAATCTTTCCTTGTCGCCGGTAACAAGTGGCGTAAGCCCTTACGGCGTCTGGGGAGCAATCGGTTCGATGGCCGGTGGCGAAACGAATACCTCTCTATAACTTGTTATTAAACTTGGGAGGTTGTTCTGATGACCTATTCATTTCGCCATAGCTTGGCCATGCTGATCTTGCTCGTTGCGACGGGACTGTTTCTCGGCTGTAGTAGTAAAGCGATCGACAAGTGGACTCGCGGGCGACCGCCGGTGTATCCTGCGACGGGCCAAATTACCTACAACGGAAAACCGGTCGCCGAGGCGGTCGTGACATTTCAGCCGGTCGATGAGGCTGGAAGAGGTGGTTCAGCGGTTACCGATTCGGAAGGTTTCTTCGAGGCGCAAACGTTTGATCCCGGCGATGGTTTGACCGTCGGTACGCACCGTGTTGCCGTTCATAAAGTGCAATTGGTCGACGCGAGCGGCAACGTTGTGACCGAGATCCGTGAGCCAGGCGGATTACGAGAGAAGAGTCTCGTGCCGAAGCGGTACGCGAACTTCGAGAAATCCAAACTAGAGGTTACGATCGAAGAAGACGAAAACGATTTAGGGGTGCTCGACCTGAAGGACTAATGTCCGTTTCGAAGA is a window of Bremerella sp. TYQ1 DNA encoding:
- a CDS encoding sulfatase-like hydrolase/transferase; translation: MRSLLLLSATLLAMLPSTLLAADENAHDLPNILWITSEDNGPELGCYGDDYADSPNIDSIAAKGMRYKRAWSNAPVCAPARTTIISGIYPPALGAEHMRSQTVLPDGFHMFPYYLHEAGYYCTNNSKEDYNLAKEGFVWDQSNGKAHWRGRKDGQPFFAVFNFTTSHESQLRKRPHTAVHDPAGVRVPAYHPDTPEVRRDWAQYYDKITEMDRQVGRVLAQLKEDGLEENTIVFYYGDHGSGMPRSKRWPYDSGLHVPMIVHVPEKYKKLAPKEYEVGGESERLVSFVDLAPTVLSLAGIEPKDWMQGHAFMGEYETTPPKYMFGFRGRMDERYDMVRTVTDGQFVYIRNYMPHKIYGQHIDYMFQTPTTKVWKQMYDNGKLNEAQSHFWEEKPSEELYELASDPDEVRNLADDPKFAGKRKELGTAVLEWQREIRDIGFLPEEEIHSRRGKSAPYELGHNASLYDLDAIMETALLASARESKSLPKIIEQLQADDSAVRYWAALGLLMQKEAAVDQARKQLRAALNDKSPNVRCIVAEALGCYGNEEDVKLALETLGNLADPTENGVYVSMLALNSIDAMDEKAKPLAAVLAKLPDGAKQAPPRTGGYVPRLLQDLNKELN
- a CDS encoding AI-2E family transporter: MNQEGLSVKKLTEEQSWLQTGALLVLAFIAFSFGLMYARAVLVPFTLALFLNYLVAPIVDFQMIRLKFSKFISVTLALLFVVLVLVLMSFLATTIIQNVTTVANDKTFMAKLEHRLEGPLEAASKLMDRISGTEEGEPAPFEATPAINPEESEDDASTEESPAETIVEGVVDEPLDESDDADTPIDSGEEPTESEEELPQEEAADDALVTEPESSNPAVAVKKEVNRTQQLFRTLMTQIRQEAPQLATQAGATLLNMISSTVLTAIFVGFMLAGRDPYKVSKGIYAEIDRNVRKYIATKFFISALTGLLVWGCLSMIGMQFASMFGLIAFCLNFIPSIGSIIATLLPIPIAIVQFDSVLMITLAIVLPGAVQMTMGNVIEPKIMGDGLQLHPATILLALAFFGMLWGPVGMLLAAPITASVRIVLMRFKTTQPIGRLMAGTLPEEDDHLHHI
- a CDS encoding DUF2293 domain-containing protein, producing MFERSSMSETIYSPGPRERTVRDPSGNVRAVPSGWTLLPPGDAGLTRRVKAAGEYWVVKEKKGRRMFSRGVWAPQETISRLQTELTAERSTDAYAKKQKAAAVRREKQQEEYVEDFFGAVVAFLDFHPEYDHLAKQFAQAVTTHATPVGSGTVARTKRIPIERRAESAVIAWMRHQTTAYDTMKIPRVKGKRREVRRMLAQRSKELLQQYRRGHEISSSCPLRMALKKNAA
- a CDS encoding family 16 glycoside hydrolase is translated as MLCRLPALLCIMFLFSQSVFATESKTTSELGELQFSDSFDRDESVPGKEEVGRGWTTNSRWRANGNQQVDLKDGAIHITRYPTADHGVAVFHPVDFQDGTVQLRFRLGKGDQLGVDFADKELKTVHAGHLCVARVSLNRVTINDSKTGRMDLKIREQLKAGKPSPKLAELLKTKTVATPLKLQPDTWHDLQIQIVGDTMVVSIDGKRTGELKSEGIAHPTKRHISLAVAKEAWVDDVKIWKAK
- a CDS encoding DUF1559 domain-containing protein; translated protein: MLGASRSRSGFTLVELLVVIAIIGVLIALLLPAVQQAREAARRMSCSNNLKQLGIALHNYHDTFNALPARQAGPGWSGNGDQYSRRHSAFVSLLPFIEQSARYDQIEAARRHAWHGDANSGYVGEIDAFICPSDGLYSPTGADRNAQYSPLNYGLCMGDNFSFTSPSDITQPETNVRGIFGYLIYSRFRDITDGLSNTMAMSETIVAPSSDQLGRAVGSSTNDPLACRAYLTGVNYTSGSLVAQYRCHGQRWQDGRPGYCAITTVLPPNSATCSSQAGGGLYTASSRHPGGVLSMFADGSVRFVPETIDTGNLSLSPVTSGVSPYGVWGAIGSMAGGETNTSL
- a CDS encoding carboxypeptidase-like regulatory domain-containing protein, whose protein sequence is MTYSFRHSLAMLILLVATGLFLGCSSKAIDKWTRGRPPVYPATGQITYNGKPVAEAVVTFQPVDEAGRGGSAVTDSEGFFEAQTFDPGDGLTVGTHRVAVHKVQLVDASGNVVTEIREPGGLREKSLVPKRYANFEKSKLEVTIEEDENDLGVLDLKD